The following are from one region of the Arachis duranensis cultivar V14167 chromosome 10, aradu.V14167.gnm2.J7QH, whole genome shotgun sequence genome:
- the LOC107469683 gene encoding uncharacterized protein LOC107469683, translating into MPITTVQIKGIIHKEATIIKGVTTIKVGKTIPTKDRGTTTTKEVETIVGTKGGIITTNKTGACVSIMPLSVYDTLKLPPLKRSAAHFVLADKSIISVVGIAEDVLVSIKGLFFPIDFHILEMPPSDTGRTSSILLGRLFLKTSQFKLDAFSGTYSFEINGRAVSFSLDEAMRHPPEDHSIFRCDLIDNVVAEVHHNGFDEKSMIQGPSVGNSHECKEDTLPPPVLLDD; encoded by the exons ATGCCTATTACAACTGTCCAAATCAAGGGTATCATCCACAAGGAAGCAACTATAATCAAGGGGGTAACTACAATCAAGGTTGGCAAGACAATCCCAACCAAGGATAGAGGGACAACTACAACCAAGGAGGTAGAGACAATAGTGGGAACCAAAGGTGGAATAATAACCACCAACAAAACCG GTGCTTGTGTTAGCATTATGCCTCTATCTGTTTATGATACATTGAAGCTTCCACCGTTGAAACGGTCGGCGGCCCATTTTGTTTTGGCGGATAAGAGCATAATATCTGTGGTTGGTATTGCGGAAGATGTTCTAGTGAGTATAAAGGGGTTGTTCTTCCCGATTGATTTCCATATTCTTGAGATGCCCCCTAGTGACACTGGAAGGACGTCATCTATCTTGCTTGGAAGGCTGTTTTTGAAGACCTCCCAGTTTAAATTGGATGCTTTTTCGGGTACCTATTCTTTTGAGATTAATGGAAGAGCTGTGAGCTTTAGTCTTGATGAAGCCATGAGGCATCCACCGGAGGACCATTCTATTTTCCGGTGTGATTTGATTGATAATGTTGTGGCCGAAGTCCACCATAATGGTTTTGATGAGAAGAGCATGAttcaaggtccaagtgtggggaactCCCATGAATGTAAAGAGGACACCTTGCCACCTCCAGTGTTGCTGGATGATTAA